One Paracoccaceae bacterium genomic region harbors:
- a CDS encoding ABC transporter substrate-binding protein → MRASLLALALATLATPAAADWQATLDAARGQTVYWNAWGGDARTNAFIAWVGQETERRHGVRVEHVKLTDTAEAVNRVIAEKAAGRTSGGTVDLIWINGPNFLTMKQAGLLHGPFVADLPNAQYLDLSAGSAATTDFTVPTDGLESPWRLAKFVFVHDSARVPEPPLQLAAFPDWAAANPGRMTHPAVSNFMGATFLKQALVELSPDPAALQSAPTDATFASQTAALWDWYDRLRPNLWRQGTTFPENESIQFQLMNDGEVDIAMAFDPAAPAALIEQGLLPDSARVFVPEAGSIGNISFVAIPFNAAHREGAEVVANFLLDPETQARQQDITVLGSFSVLDPARLPETAQAAFAALPAAPALPRLEDLGRTLPEPHPGWMTRIAEEWARRYVK, encoded by the coding sequence ATGCGCGCGTCCCTGCTTGCCCTTGCCCTAGCAACCCTTGCCACACCCGCCGCCGCCGACTGGCAGGCGACGCTGGACGCCGCAAGGGGCCAGACCGTCTACTGGAATGCCTGGGGCGGGGACGCGCGCACAAATGCCTTCATCGCCTGGGTCGGGCAGGAGACCGAGCGGCGCCATGGCGTCCGCGTCGAGCATGTGAAGCTGACCGACACGGCCGAGGCGGTAAACCGCGTGATCGCGGAAAAGGCGGCGGGCCGGACATCGGGCGGCACGGTCGACCTGATCTGGATCAACGGCCCGAATTTCCTGACGATGAAGCAGGCGGGGCTGCTGCATGGCCCCTTCGTGGCAGACCTGCCCAATGCGCAGTATCTCGACCTGTCGGCCGGATCGGCGGCCACCACCGACTTCACCGTGCCGACCGATGGCCTTGAAAGCCCGTGGCGGCTGGCGAAGTTCGTCTTCGTGCATGACAGCGCCCGGGTGCCCGAGCCACCGCTGCAACTGGCCGCATTTCCCGACTGGGCGGCGGCCAACCCGGGCCGCATGACGCACCCTGCGGTGTCGAACTTCATGGGGGCGACCTTCCTGAAGCAGGCCCTGGTCGAGCTTTCGCCCGATCCGGCCGCGCTGCAGTCGGCCCCCACGGACGCCACCTTCGCCTCGCAGACGGCTGCCCTGTGGGACTGGTACGACCGCCTGCGCCCGAACCTGTGGCGGCAGGGCACGACCTTTCCCGAGAACGAGAGCATCCAGTTCCAGTTGATGAACGACGGCGAGGTGGATATCGCCATGGCCTTCGATCCGGCCGCGCCCGCCGCGCTGATCGAGCAGGGGCTGCTGCCCGACAGCGCGCGGGTGTTCGTGCCCGAGGCGGGCAGCATCGGCAACATCAGCTTTGTGGCCATCCCCTTCAACGCCGCGCATCGCGAGGGCGCCGAGGTGGTGGCGAACTTCCTGCTCGATCCCGAAACGCAGGCACGCCAGCAGGATATCACGGTGCTGGGATCGTTCTCGGTGCTCGATCCGGCGCGCCTGCCGGAAACCGCGCAGGCCGCATTTGCGGCGCTTCCCGCCGCCCCCGCCCTGCCGCGGCTGGAGGATCTGGGCCGCACCCTGCCCGAACCGCATCCGGGCTGGATGACCCGCATCGCCGAAGAATGGGCGCGGCGCTACGTCAAATGA
- a CDS encoding ATP-binding cassette domain-containing protein, giving the protein MTLRLDGVAVRHRGAAAPLFPPVTLDIPPGQVATLMGPSGIGKSTLLDAVGGHLGPGFRAEGHVLVDGRDVTALAPEARRIGLLFQDALLFPHLSVGDNLSFGLTPHVRGRAARRAAVDGALSRAGLAGFHDRDPATLSGGQRARAALMRALLAEPRALLLDEPFSRLDAGLRAEIRSFVFDHLREQGIPALMVTHDAGDATAAGGPVIAL; this is encoded by the coding sequence ATGACCCTTCGGCTCGACGGCGTGGCGGTGCGGCACCGGGGCGCGGCGGCCCCGCTGTTTCCCCCGGTCACGCTGGACATTCCGCCGGGGCAGGTCGCCACGCTGATGGGGCCGTCGGGCATCGGCAAATCGACGCTGCTCGACGCGGTGGGCGGGCATCTCGGCCCCGGGTTCCGCGCCGAGGGGCACGTGCTCGTCGATGGCCGCGATGTCACCGCACTGGCACCCGAGGCGCGCCGCATCGGTTTGCTGTTCCAGGATGCGCTTCTGTTTCCACACCTGTCGGTCGGCGACAACCTCAGCTTCGGGCTGACCCCGCATGTGCGGGGTCGCGCGGCGCGGCGCGCGGCGGTCGATGGGGCGCTGAGCCGCGCCGGCCTTGCAGGGTTCCACGACCGCGATCCCGCCACGCTGTCGGGTGGCCAGCGGGCCCGGGCCGCGCTGATGCGCGCCCTGCTGGCCGAACCCCGGGCGCTGCTGCTGGACGAACCCTTTTCGCGGCTGGACGCGGGCCTGCGTGCCGAGATCCGCAGCTTTGTCTTCGATCACCTGCGCGAACAGGGCATCCCCGCCCTGATGGTCACCCATGACGCGGGCGATGCCACGGCGGCCGGGGGGCCGGTGATCGCCCTCTGA
- a CDS encoding ABC transporter permease subunit: MTGGRALRGGVLLAVGACLVVPILAGLVTTGRAAFGVLPAIGAVDAGLDPWRALIAQPGFASSLRLTLVTGFAATALSVLLAAAAVAVLHRRVRAEWLAPFLAVPHAALAIGLAFLLAPSGWIARGLAPLLGWSVPPDVATVNDPSGVALILGLMAKEVPFLILMLLAALSQIPARTHIAAARALGYGPGVVWVSVILPQLWPLLRLPVRVVLAFSLSVVDVALILGPLNPPTLAVAVTRWFAAPDAALLLPASAGAILQAAVVAGGIAILWGIEQAAAAAGRLWLRRGGRGRTGEPMVALLAAMAAVLAALSVAALIVLAVWSLAFRWPWPAMLPQGWTLRFWMTPGDWWSAAGQTLAIGGTATIAALILAIAWLEGEDRGGHPRARWGEALIYLPLMLPQVAFLFGLNVELLRLGISPGFWAVVWGHVLFVFPYVMIALSDPWRRLDPGHLRSAAALGAGPMRRLVAIKLPLLLRPILIAAAVGFSVSVALYLPTLFLGGGRIATLTTEAVTLSSGADRRVLGVLATLQAVLPVLAFATAGLVPRLLHRNRLGMTGGIVA; the protein is encoded by the coding sequence ATGACCGGCGGAAGGGCACTGCGCGGCGGTGTCCTTCTGGCCGTGGGTGCGTGCCTGGTGGTGCCGATCCTTGCGGGCCTCGTGACCACGGGGCGCGCGGCCTTTGGCGTGCTGCCCGCCATCGGCGCCGTTGATGCGGGCCTCGACCCCTGGCGTGCCCTGATCGCCCAGCCGGGTTTCGCCTCGTCGCTGCGGCTGACGCTGGTGACCGGATTCGCGGCGACCGCGCTGTCGGTGCTCCTTGCCGCGGCGGCGGTCGCGGTGCTGCACCGCCGGGTGCGCGCGGAATGGCTGGCGCCATTTCTTGCGGTGCCCCATGCGGCGCTTGCGATCGGTCTTGCCTTTCTTCTGGCGCCGTCGGGCTGGATCGCACGGGGCCTTGCGCCGCTGCTCGGCTGGTCGGTTCCGCCGGACGTGGCCACCGTGAACGATCCGTCAGGGGTGGCGCTGATCCTTGGCCTGATGGCCAAGGAGGTGCCCTTCCTGATCCTGATGCTGCTGGCCGCCCTGTCGCAGATCCCCGCGCGGACCCATATCGCCGCGGCACGCGCGCTTGGCTATGGCCCCGGCGTCGTCTGGGTCAGCGTGATCCTGCCGCAGCTCTGGCCGCTGCTCCGGCTGCCGGTGCGGGTGGTTCTGGCCTTCTCGCTGTCCGTCGTGGATGTCGCGCTGATCCTCGGGCCGCTGAACCCGCCGACGCTGGCCGTGGCGGTTACCCGCTGGTTCGCCGCGCCCGATGCCGCGCTGCTGTTGCCCGCCTCGGCCGGGGCGATCCTGCAGGCGGCTGTGGTGGCAGGCGGCATCGCGATCCTGTGGGGGATCGAGCAGGCGGCGGCCGCGGCCGGCAGGCTTTGGCTGCGCCGTGGCGGCCGGGGCCGCACGGGCGAACCCATGGTTGCCCTGCTCGCCGCCATGGCCGCGGTGCTTGCGGCGCTGTCGGTGGCCGCGCTGATCGTCCTGGCCGTCTGGTCGCTGGCGTTCCGCTGGCCCTGGCCCGCCATGCTGCCGCAGGGCTGGACGCTGCGCTTCTGGATGACGCCGGGCGACTGGTGGTCGGCGGCCGGACAGACCCTTGCGATCGGAGGCACCGCCACCATTGCCGCGCTGATCCTCGCCATCGCCTGGCTGGAGGGAGAAGACCGCGGCGGCCATCCCCGCGCCCGCTGGGGCGAGGCGCTGATCTACCTGCCCCTGATGCTGCCGCAGGTCGCCTTCCTGTTCGGACTGAATGTCGAGCTGTTGCGCCTTGGCATAAGCCCGGGATTCTGGGCCGTCGTCTGGGGGCATGTGCTGTTCGTGTTTCCCTATGTCATGATCGCGCTGTCCGATCCCTGGCGGCGGCTCGATCCCGGCCATCTGCGCAGTGCCGCGGCGCTCGGGGCGGGGCCGATGCGTCGGCTTGTCGCGATCAAGCTGCCGCTTCTCTTGCGCCCGATCCTGATCGCGGCGGCGGTCGGGTTCTCGGTGTCGGTCGCGCTCTACCTGCCCACGCTGTTCCTGGGCGGCGGGCGCATCGCCACCCTGACGACCGAGGCGGTCACCCTGTCTTCGGGGGCCGACCGGCGGGTGCTGGGCGTCCTTGCGACGCTTCAGGCGGTGTTGCCGGTGCTGGCCTTTGCCACCGCGGGGCTGGTGCCGCGACTCCTGCATCGCAACCGCCTCGGCATGACCGGGGGGATCGTGGCATGA